Proteins encoded by one window of Amaranthus tricolor cultivar Red isolate AtriRed21 chromosome 4, ASM2621246v1, whole genome shotgun sequence:
- the LOC130811176 gene encoding uncharacterized protein LOC130811176, producing the protein MQGAWIGLQLFVLILINLMQNCIYSYMLTNNFTSPFYIQFTNRNARIEQKKHRISSEEVDDPSPGPGSGPGVQLLYQENYIVLDNGIIKVKFSKPEGSVTKIEYNGIANLLEELNEESNRGYWDVVWKGEGVTRKKGNLDRLHCTDFKVIVETDDQVEVSFTRTWNSSLTTKFPPLNIDKRFIMLRGSSGFYTYVIYERPKDWPGFTLTNTRLAIKLNKVWFNYMAMADDRQRQLPLLDDRSPERSQTLAYPEAVLLTNPIEAEFKGEVDDKYQYSGEAKDIQVHGWICSNPPTGLWHIIPNNEFRSAGPTKQYLTSHVGPTSLSVLLSTHYSGQELVAKFEDGEPWKKVLGPLFVYANSMSQTDAGDWHQLWDDAKKQLAVEAKQWPYSFAVSDDFPSSEQRGSVNGKLLVHDRYMKTNTSAAKAYVGVAAPGEVGSWQRESKGYQFWTTTDDEGNFTITNIRPGNYNLYAWVPGFIGDYRNNDTLNITAGISIDMGDLVYEHPRDGPILWEIGVPDRSAAEFFIPDPNPKLINKLYLTRYKFRQYGLWEKYTELYPDQDLVYTVNVSNYQKDWFFAQVNRNVNNTYQGTTWKIKFQLDKIYPNGTYYLRLGLASATSSELQVRINDPQEKPPLFSSGLIGYDNTIARHGIHGLYWLYNVSIPGDKFMLGNNTIFLTQVWGLSPWRGILYDYIRLESPVVDTN; encoded by the exons ATGCAAGGAGCTTGGATTGGCCTCCAATTGTTTGTACTGATTTTGATTAATCTCATGCAAAATTGCATATACTCTTATATGCTTACTAATAATTTTACCTCACCCTTTTACATACAATTTACAAACAG GAATGCAagaattgaacaaaaaaaacatagaaTAAGTTCAGAGGAAGTTGATGATCCATCGCCAGGCCCAGGTTCAGGCCCAGGGGTGCAGCTGCTCTACCAAGAAAACTAT ATAGTGTTGGACAATGGCATAATAAAAGTGAAATTCTCAAAACCAGAAGGAAGTGTGACAAAAATAGAGTACAATGGCATTGCTAATTTGCTTGAAGAACTCAATGAAGAATCCAATAGAGG GTATTGGGATGTTGTATGGAAAGGAGAGGGAGTTACCAGAAAAAAGGGAAACCTTGACAG GCTTCATTGTACAGATTTTAAAGTTATAGTGGAAACAGATGACCAAGTGGAAGTCTCATTTACAAGGACATGGAACTCATCTCTTACTACAAAATTTCCTCCTTTGAACATTGACAAAAG GTTCATTATGCTACGGGGTTCTTCTGGCTTCTATACGTATGTTATCTATGAACGCCCAAAAGATTGGCCTGGTTTCACTCTCACAAATACTCGGCTTGCAATCAAGCTCAATAAAGTATG GTTTAACTACATGGCGATGGCAGATGACCGGCAAAGGCAATTGCCTCTCTTAGATGATCGTTCACCGGAGAGAAGCCAAACCTTAGCTTACCCTGAAGCTGTTTTACTCACCAATCCCATTGAGGCAGAGTTTAAAGGAGAG GTTGATGACAAATACCAATACTCGGGTGAAGCGAAAGACATCCAAGTTCATGGGTGGATATGCAGCAATCCACCCACTGGACTCTGGCATATCATCCCTAATAACGAGTTTCGATCTGCTGGACCCACCAAACAATACTTGACATCACACGTTGGCCCGACTTCCCTCTCA GTACTACTAAGTACTCACTACTCGGGCCAGGAACTTGTTGCGAAATTTGAAGATGGCGAGCCATGGAAAAAAGTTCTTGGCCCGCTTTTTGTGTATGCTAATTCTATGTCACAGACAGACGCGGGTGACTGGCACCAACTCTGGGACGATGCAAAAAAACAG TTGGCTGTTGAAGCAAAACAGTGGCCTTATAGCTTTGCAGTTTCAGACGATTTTCCATCATCTGAACAGCGCGGTAGTGTTAATGGTAAATTACTCGTCCATGACAG GTATATGAAAACTAATACCTCAGCGGCTAAAGCATATGTGGGGGTTGCGGCTCCAGGGGAAGTCGGATCATGGCAAAGGGAAAGCAAG GGATATCAATTCTGGACTACAACAGATGACGAGGGTAATTTCACCATTACAAATATACGTCCTGGAAACTATAATCTCTACGCGTGGGTGCCTGGTTTCATTGGCGATTATAGAAACAACGACACACTCAATATAACAGCAG GAATTTCTATTGATATGGGTGACCTTGTATATGAACATCCAAGAGATGGACCTATATTGTGGGAGATCGGTGTTCCAGATCGCTCTGCAGCTGAATTCTTCATTCCTGATCCCAATCCAAAGCTTATTAATAAGCTATATCTTACCCGTTACAA GTTTCGACAATATGGTTTATGGGAAAAGTACACTGAGTTGTATCCTGATCAAGATTTAGTTTATACTGTTAATGTTAGCAACTATCAAAAGGATTGGTTCTTCGCCCAAGTTAACAG AAATGTTAACAACACGTATCAAGGAACTACATGGAAGATCAAATTCCAACTTGACAAAATCTACCCTAATGGAACTTATTACTTGAGATTGGGACTAGCATCAGCAACTAGTTCCGAGTTACAG GTTAGGATTAATGATCCACAAGAAAAACCTCCCTTATTTTCGAGTGGACTAATAGGGTACGATAATACGATTGCTAGGCATGGAATTCATGGGCTGTATTGGCTTTACAATGTGAGCATACCAGGAGACAAATTTATGTTGGGAAATAATACCATTTTCTTGACACAAGTTTGGGGTCTTAGCCCTTGGAGAGGCATATTATACGACTACATTCGTCTTGAAAGTCCTGTTGTTGATACCAACTGA
- the LOC130811148 gene encoding probable rhamnogalacturonate lyase B codes for MTKGRLWMCGGCCGNGEVEPGPGPTPTPTPGPGPAPDVPTDQPVKLQILDRYVVLDNGIVRVTLSNPQGIVTGIAYNGIDNLLEVRNVEDNRGYWDLVWNDDTTPGTFDMIKTTKFQVIVQNDDQVEVSFSRQWDPSLKGKLVPLNIDKRFIMLRGSSGFYTYAIYERMNDWPGFSMGETRITFKLNKQWFHYMALADNRQRFMPLPDDRMPGRCQTLGYPEAVLLTNPIEPNLKGEVDDKYQYSCDNKDILVHGWISTDQATGFWQITPSFEYRSGGPVKQNLTSHVGPTSLSVFYSGHYAGDPLVPKFADGEAWKRVFGPVFIYCNSCPKDVDFHLLWEDARQQFVVEADNWPYSFPASEDFPKPQQRGTVGGRLLVRDRYVSDDLIPAGGAYVGLAVPGAPGSWQTEIKGYQFWTTADDNGYFSIKGIREGDYNLYGWVPGVVADYKCDALITITAGCDTQMGELVYEPPRDGPTLWEIGIPDRSAAEFYAPDPNPNFVNQLYVNHPDRFRQYGLWERYSELYPKEDLVYTIGVSDFQKDWFYAQVTRKTENGYTGTTWQIKFKLDKVDGKGIYKLRLAIASATLAEVQVRLNNPNANRPIFTTGLIGRDNSIARHGIHGLYWFYSVDIPGSNLVHGDNTLFLTQPRNQSPFQGIMYDYLRLEGPPTSAAI; via the exons ATGACGAAAGGGAGACTATGGATGTGCGGTGGATGCTGTGGAAATGGAGAAGTTGAACCGGGTCCGGGTCCGACTCCGACTCCGACTCCGGGTCCCGGCCCGGCCCCTGATGTACCTACGGATCAACCTGTAAAACTTCAAATCCTCGATCGTTAT GTTGTACTGGACAATGGCATTGTTCGAGTCACATTGTCAAATCCTCAAGGAATCGTTACTGGAATTGCTTATAATGGCATCGACAATTTGCTTGAAGTTCGAAATGTAGAAGATAATAGAGG GTATTGGGACCTTGTTTGGAATGATGATACTACGCCAGGGACATTTGACAT gataaaaacaacaaaatttcaGGTCATTGTGCAAAATGATGATCAGGTTGAAGTTTCTTTCAGTAGACAATGGGATCCCTCACTCAAGGGCAAGCTTGTTCCTTTGAATATTGATAAAAG GTTCATTATGTTGCGTGGCTCATCCGGTTTCTACACATATGCAATTTATGAGCGGATGAATGATTGGCCTGGCTTTAGTATGGGTGAGACTAGGATCACCTTTAAGCTCAACAAGCAATG GTTTCACTACATGGCCCTTGCAGATAACAGGCAACGGTTTATGCCTTTGCCTGATGATAGAATGCCCGGAAGATGTCAAACACTTGGCTACCCCGAAGCTGTCTTGCTTACGAATCCTATAGAACCGAACCTCAAGGGAGAG GTTGATGACAAATATCAATATTCATGTGATAACAAAGACATTTTAGTCCATGGTTGGATTAGCACTGATCAAGCTACAGGGTTTTGGCAAATTACACCTAGCTTCGAGTATCGTTCTGGTGGACCAGTCAAACAAAACTTGACGTCCCACGTGGGCCCTACATCGTTATCT GTGTTTTACAGCGGCCATTATGCTGGGGATCCTCTAGTACCAAAATTTGCCGATGGGGAGGCATGGAAAAGGGTGTTTGGCCCGGTTTTTATATACTGCAATTCCTGTCCAAAGGATGTTGATTTTCATCTGCTTTGGGAAGATGCTAGACAACAG TTTGTAGTTGAGGCTGATAATTGGCCATACAGTTTCCCAGCATCAGAAGATTTTCCCAAACCTCAGCAGCGTGGTACTGTCGGTGGCAGACTACTAGTTCGAGACAG ATATGTTAGTGACGATCTTATACCAGCCGGTGGAGCATATGTTGGGTTAGCGGTACCTGGAGCACCTGGATCATGGCAAACCGAAATCAAG GGTTATCAGTTTTGGACTACAGCTGAtgataacggctatttttcaatCAAAGGCATACGAGAAGGAGATTATAATCTTTACGGTTGGGTTCCTGGAGTCGTTGCAGACTACAAATGTGATGCTCTCATTACCATAACAGCTG GATGTGATACACAAATGGGTGAATTGGTATATGAGCCTCCTAGAGATGGACCAACCTTGTGGGAAATCGGAATTCCTGATCGTTCTGCAGCAGAATTCTATGCTCCTGATCCTAATCCTAATTTTGTCAATCAATTATATGTCAATCATCCTGACAG GTTTCGGCAATATGGATTGTGGGAGAGATACTCAGAATTATACCCTAAAGAAGATTTAGTTTACACAATTGGTGTTAGTGATTTTCAAAAGGATTGGTTCTATGCTCAAGTTACTAG GAAAACAGAAAATGGGTATACAGGAACAACATggcaaatcaaattcaaactggATAAGGTAGACGGAAAGGGCATCTACAAGCTGAGGTTGGCTATTGCTTCTGCAACTCTTGCTGAAGTTCAG GTACGGTTAAACAATCCAAATGCAAATCGACCCATTTTTACAACCGGATTAATAGGGAGGGATAACTCGATAGCAAGGCACGGCATTCATGGCTTATACTGGTTCTATAGTGTAGACATACCGGGCTCTAATCTTGTACATGGAGATAATACTCTGTTCCTGACACAACCTCGGAACCAAAGTCCCTTCCAGGGGATAATGTATGATTATTTAAGACTTGAAGGTCCTCCTACTAGTGCTGCCATATAA